The following coding sequences are from one Ornithodoros turicata isolate Travis chromosome 1, ASM3712646v1, whole genome shotgun sequence window:
- the LOC135385946 gene encoding uncharacterized protein LOC135385946: MASDDYEAGYMHNHRISPAVKESTAYSQDTKSGSNALPGSAENAAFQKRVLTLLHSIRYEVQDISSQLSHSLSKLSIHKDVDEHEKLFEEPINNLDDFVEFDNQLRNNKQKQTEVRTFLAMFGGRGTADHVARILSRVITNDLATEFSWFGARGKRSFKDLAFADLLCESIRSSLPKDKQNTTFKDIEDAVKSWLRHAKERKDRQAEKTSKGGSS, from the exons ATGGCATCTGATGACTATGAAGCGGGATATATGCACAACCACCGAATTTCGCCTGCTGTGAAGG AAAGCACTGCGTATAGCCAAGATACTAAAAGTGGGTCAAATGCGCTGCCAGGAAGCGCTGAGAATGCAG CTTTCCAGAAAAGGGTGCTGACATTGCTACATTCCATCAGATATGAGGTTCAAGATATTTCAAGCCAACTAAGTCACAGTCTATCAAAGTTGAGCATCCACAAAGATGTGGACGAGCACGAGAAGCTTTTTGAGGAGCCTATAAATAACCTGGACGACTTTGTGGAGTTCGACAACCAGCTGCGAAATAACAAACAGAAGCAGACCGAAGTG CGTACATTCCTGGCAATGTTTGGAGGCCGTGGCACTGCAGACCACGTGGCACGAATCCTGTCTCGTGTTATCACGAATGACCTTGCCACAGAATTCAGCTGGTTTGGCGCAAGGGGGAAAAGATCGTTCAAAGACCTTGCATTCGCAGACCTACTTTGTG AGTCCATCAGATCTTCACTGCCAAAGGACAAGCAGAACACAACGTTCAAGGATATTGAAGATGCAGTGAAATCATGGCTACGTCAtgcaaaagaaaggaaggacaGGCAGGCAGAAAAGACGAGCAAAGGGGGGTCATCGTAA